In Aegilops tauschii subsp. strangulata cultivar AL8/78 chromosome 3, Aet v6.0, whole genome shotgun sequence, one genomic interval encodes:
- the LOC109773646 gene encoding uncharacterized protein has translation MRQPHLLSPQRLSPSPVLSPHFSPPCAAQGGSPWRWRHRRAFHPPLSSLRESDKGTLRKASPNLPFRLGGGGGRSPDDRRSAAGQEKKGKKEKDEEEEEGEGFSGALTGTLLAGAVLVGVVGGFGAAGYVYKDQINTFLTHFSGFIEGYGTAGYALFILAYAGLEVLAIPAVPLTMSAGLLFGSVTGTIMVSISGTLAAAVAFLIARYFARERILKMVEGNKKFLAIDKAIGENGFKVVTLLRLSPLLPFSLGNYLYGLTSVKFLPYVLGSWLGMLPGTWAYVSAGAFGRAIIQDETEIGLGGNNQLLTLGIGLLVTAVAATYVTRLAKDAVKDIDDE, from the exons ATGAGGCAGCCGCACCTCCTCTCGCCGCAGCGGCTCTCCCCCTCGCCCGTCCTCTCCCCCCACTTCTCGCCGCCCTGCGCGGCGCAGGGCGGCTCGCCATGGCGGTGGCGCCACCGCCGGGCCTTCCACCCGCCGCTCTCCTCGCTGCGGGAGTCCGACAAGGGCACGCTGCGCAAGGCCTCGCCCAACCTCCCCTTCCGGctcggcggcgggggcggccgcAGCCCCGACGACCGCCGCTCCGCCGCCGGCCaggagaagaaggggaagaaggagaaggacgaggaggaggaagagggcgaAGGGTTCTCGGGGGCCCTCACCGGGACGCTGCTCGCCGGGGCGGTGCTGGTCGGGGTCGTAGGGGGGTTCGGGGCCGCCGGGTACGTGTACAAGGACCAGATCAATACCTTCctcacgcacttctccgggttcaTTGAGG GCTATGGCACTGCTGGATACGCGTTGTTTATACTTGCCTATGCAGGATTGGAG GTTCTTGCAATTCCAGCAGTACCGTTGACCATGTCGGCAGGTCTATTATTCGGTAGTGTTACTGGTACTATTATGGTTTCAATCAGTGGGACA CTAGCTGCCGCTGTGGCCTTTCTCATCGCTAGATACTTTGCTAGAGAGCGCATTCTTAAGATGGTTGAAGGAAACAAGAAGTTTCTGGCGATTGATAAAGCAATAGGTGAAAATGGATTCAAGGTTGTGACTCTGCTTCGCTTGAGTCCCCTATTACCTTTCTCCCTTGGGAACTACCTGTACGGTTTGACTTCAGTCAAGTTCTTACCCTACGTGTTGGGCAG TTGGTTGGGTATGCTTCCAGGAACATGGGCTTATGTCAGTGCTGGTGCATTTGGGCGAGCTATAATC CAAGATGAGACGGAGATCGGTTTGGGAGGAAACAACCAGCTATTGACACTGGGCATAGGCCTATTAGTTACAGCCGTTGCTGCTACTTATGTAACACGGCTTGCTAAG GATGCTGTAAAGGATATTGACGACGAATAG